From a single Chlamydia ibidis 10-1398/6 genomic region:
- the glgA gene encoding glycogen synthase GlgA, translating to MKIVHATVEYAPFLKAGGLGDAVYSLSKQLSLSHDVEVVIPLYPIIFSPPRSTILEERSFTYEFLGTQRAKSKSYAYNGIKLTVIELLTQSELFNTHAIYSENDAHRFIAFSCAVANYIQGSEKIDIVHVHDWHMGLVPGILKNKSYQHNLKTVFTIHNFSYRGYCSTQLLSASSMDSRELQTYSLSRNNQTSVLMKGAILCAHYITTVSPTYAKEMLYDLSDYEIHEALVSRSLNFSGILNGIDETIWDPSTDTCLAANYDISILDNPSILSSMKEKNKQSLYQKLGIRTSTKPLLCMISRIVAQKGPEFMKEAILHAMKNDYGLILIGTCQEPELRKQFLELQKSLTDSPNIRIILDYNDALSRLTYGAADMICIPSHFEPCGLTQMIAMRYGTIPLVRKTGGLADTVIDYQQGFTFSDITNPNEFHDMLDRAMNTYWHHPEIWHQLITQGMLRQSGLEKMAQDYVNIYNSLSSSSDWGRLL from the coding sequence ATGAAGATTGTACACGCAACCGTAGAATACGCTCCCTTCTTGAAGGCTGGTGGACTTGGGGATGCTGTTTATAGTTTATCAAAACAACTCAGCTTGTCTCATGATGTAGAAGTAGTAATCCCTTTATACCCAATCATATTTTCTCCTCCGCGTTCTACAATCTTAGAAGAACGCTCTTTTACTTACGAGTTTCTAGGAACACAAAGGGCAAAATCTAAGTCTTACGCTTACAACGGGATAAAACTAACAGTAATAGAGCTGTTAACACAAAGTGAATTATTTAATACACATGCCATATATTCCGAGAACGATGCTCATCGTTTTATTGCCTTTTCTTGCGCAGTAGCCAATTATATCCAAGGTAGTGAAAAAATAGACATTGTCCATGTACATGACTGGCACATGGGCTTAGTTCCGGGAATTTTAAAGAATAAGAGTTACCAACACAATCTAAAAACAGTATTTACTATCCATAATTTTAGCTATCGGGGTTACTGCAGCACACAACTACTCTCCGCCTCATCTATGGATAGCCGTGAGCTACAAACTTACAGTCTATCCAGAAACAATCAAACGTCTGTTCTTATGAAAGGAGCTATACTCTGTGCTCACTACATTACCACAGTATCACCAACATATGCCAAGGAAATGCTATATGATCTGTCTGATTACGAAATTCATGAGGCATTAGTATCGAGATCTCTAAACTTTTCTGGTATCTTAAATGGGATAGATGAAACAATTTGGGATCCATCTACAGACACGTGTCTCGCTGCTAATTACGACATCTCTATTCTAGATAACCCAAGTATTTTATCTTCCATGAAAGAGAAAAATAAACAATCTCTTTATCAAAAACTAGGTATAAGAACGAGTACAAAGCCCTTACTCTGCATGATCTCAAGAATTGTTGCACAGAAGGGGCCAGAATTTATGAAAGAAGCGATTCTTCATGCAATGAAAAATGATTATGGGCTCATACTCATAGGAACATGTCAAGAGCCAGAACTACGCAAACAATTTCTTGAATTACAAAAATCACTTACTGATTCTCCAAACATTCGTATAATTTTGGACTATAATGATGCATTGTCGCGTTTAACGTATGGAGCGGCAGATATGATCTGCATCCCTTCACATTTTGAACCTTGCGGCCTCACACAAATGATTGCCATGCGCTACGGAACTATTCCTTTAGTAAGAAAAACTGGCGGGTTGGCGGACACTGTCATCGACTACCAACAGGGGTTCACGTTCTCGGATATAACAAATCCCAACGAGTTTCATGACATGCTAGATCGAGCGATGAATACCTACTGGCATCACCCCGAAATATGGCATCAACTAATTACGCAAGGCATGTTACGTCAGTCAGGATTAGAAAAAATGGCTCAAGACTACGTTAATATTTACAACTCTCTATCTTCATCGTCTGATTGGGGCCGACTTCTTTGA